The genomic segment GATCAttcaaaggagaaattaatttagagTGAAGTTGATCATCTCAGGTTTTCTAAGTACTGGCAGTTACTTACTATGGGATCTTCAAATACCATTTACAGCTATATTCAAAACAATGAGGACGCACTAAATTTTCTAATAATTTGTataagaaaatactgattttctttgGGAAGACAACATGTGTGGCTGATATATGTTTAGTTATTCTACCCTAAAATTGCAGCATGTGAAATGAGTTTGAGAAGATATTATCAGCTCCAGTTAGTTTACTGTCATACTGAAATGGGGAGAACAGTAGTTGACTTACATTCTGGAAGTTCTTACGAAGTTGAGTTGCATGCTAGTTTACAGAGCACAATCAGTAATAGAAAGCTCATCTTAACTTGACATGAAGAAGCTGaattcattttctgcatttccagtTGTCTTGTGTTGTTTCTTTAATAGATCATGATGTGTTGCATGTATGGCATATGCAAAGTAAAGAATGTAGAtctcagatttaaaataatagtttcAGCATACAAGGAGCTTCCCAACACAAATCAAGAGGTATGGAAATTCTTTAATGTTATTCCTCCATAAAAATGTTATAAACTAATTATTTCTCTCTtgtctaaaacaaaaaaaaccccaccaaactaCACCTGAATGTGCAAAAGTTTTCTGCTTCACTGCACCTGCATTTTGTGGAGGCGAAAACTGTCTCTAATACTAAAAGTCTCTTTAAACATCTCACAGATAACTTTCCTTAGAAAGCAAACTTCATTCCACATTTTTACTTAAAGAAGCTAAATAATGGTTTATGATTCTATTTGGAGACTAGATGAAAGATTCGGATCTAGAGctaacagcattttcaaaagcagcccAAGTTCCTTCAACAGTTATCTGACTTCCATGGAGCGttaagagaaaagaagcagataACTGTCTATAGAAACTTTCAGTAGAAACATGGCTAGATATCAAATAGAGATGTATGGTTAGATATCAAACAGGTGTGTATGTATTAAAGTTGCAGGCTTAATTCTAACATTAAGTAGTTCCTTTCTTTCTAAGGGCCTTACTGTACTTAAATTTTTGCACCAAACAGtaattaataggaaaaaaacctcaccaaaCAGCTAATTGAACGGTAGCTATCCTTTTAGTAGCAGAATTTCTCATTGTGTATTTGTGCGTCTTGGCTAAACTCCAGACTTCTGTCTCCAAGCCTAAAGAACTGTTTTATCCACATCGGGTCAGTAATGGTTTTTGTAGCCTTGCAAGGCATGCACAgtagcaaagctttttttttttttttttttttttttgagaattgcATGTATGAAAGCAAATGGAGCTTGAATTGGGAAAATGTTGTTATAGTACTGATGAACTGCTTTTGCACTAGGGAGCTGTGCCAATTAATTAAGTAGGTACCACTATTGATGCTTATACgtgtttgaggaaaaaaaaaaccaaaaccaacaattTAGAACAGTTCTAATTAGTAGTTACAATGGCTTGTATAGAATACCCGTGCCATCTTAACTCTTATctaacacagattttttttgaatgGCTTTGAGTTTGTCAAATGTAAAATTCTcatcctttttgtttgttttatgattTTCTTGCCCTATGTAGACTTTCAAACGTGTTCTTATCAGGGAAGAACAGTATGACTCCATTATAGTCTTCTACAACTTAGTGTTTATGcagaagctgaaaacaaacattttgcagtATGCCTCCAACAGGGTAAGCTGTTAGTTGTGTTCAGTGTTAATTATTAGTAGAATAGGAATATATAAACAACAGAACTTAtgatgattttattatttttatagccTCCCACTCTGTCACCTATCCCACACATTCCTCGCAGCCCTTACCAGTTTTCCAACTCTCCTCGGCGTGTCCCTGCTGGCAATAACATCTACATCTCGCCCTTGAAGAGCCCATACAAATTCTCCGACGGGTTTCAGTCACCCACAAAGATGACTCCAAGGTCTAGGTGGGTTGTTGGCAAGCAATTCTTTGACTAAATTAAAGGTATTTGGGGGATTTTAGTGGAAGCAAATTAGAAAACCGCATAGTCTAGTTTGCCAATAGTCTGCAGTAATTATCTTTTCTAGTTAAAAGTTTGTGTCCTGCATTTGGAATCTTTATTCATCTTTGAGCACTTTTCAGTTTCAGTTGAGTCAGTGTGCTCAAggagtttggggtggggttttattttttctttttttagaataGTCACATCTAAGAGGGGTTTTCTGACCAAGTTGCTTAAATGTTGTTGGCTTTGACTGTGGTTCAGAAACAGAATGTGgttgagaaacagaaatgagctTTGCACGCTTGtttaagagaaaatacttttttagaACAAAAGGGTTGAGAGTAGTTGACTGAGCAGAACCTTTCAACCTGTTGGTCACTCGTTCATAGCAGACGAGGATGACAGCAAACGTGCAAGTCTCCAGTGGGTTTTTCAAACTAGGATCAAGTGAGTCCCATTGCACCTGGCCCACTGTGTACAAAAGTTAAACTATTACTGTATATTTTAGGTTGAAGTCCTGCATGGTTTTGATTAGCAATCACCTAAAGGTACTGATGAAGGGATGATTATCTGCGTACCCAGCGCTGAAGTGTCTTCCTGCAGATAAGGGCCGGCCTGTGGGGACCGCCGATTCTTTCAAGCCACAGTTTCTTTTTGATCTGTGTGGTACAGTTGATTTGGCGATTCAGCATTCACTGGCCCGAATAGAAACGTGAACGGTCTCAACGCAGTAAAGCGTAGTAAGGGT from the Buteo buteo unplaced genomic scaffold, bButBut1.hap1.1 HAP1_SCAFFOLD_351, whole genome shotgun sequence genome contains:
- the LOC142028416 gene encoding retinoblastoma-associated protein-like isoform X5, producing MRDRHLDQIMMCCMYGICKVKNVDLRFKIIVSAYKELPNTNQETFKRVLIREEQYDSIIVFYNLVFMQKLKTNILQYASNRPPTLSPIPHIPRSPYQFSNSPRRVPAGNNIYISPLKSPYKFSDGFQSPTKMTPRSRILVSIGESFGTSEKFQKINQMVCNSDCQLKRSAEVSSAPKPLKRLRFDIEGQDEADGSKHLPQESKFQQKLAEMTSTRTRMQKQKLNDGNDTSASEEK